A window of Stutzerimonas stutzeri genomic DNA:
GCTATACAGCTTGAAATCACGCATTTGATACGCCGCGAAAGCTGCTAGAATCGCGCGCATTTTTTTGATAAGCGGCATTTGCCTGTGCCGCCACTCACAGGGCGTCACCGTAACGCCTACCCGACACGCCTGAGGAGATAGCTAGACATGACCTTCGTCGTCACCGACAACTGCATCAAGTGCAAATACACCGATTGCGTGGAAGTCTGCCCGGTGGACTGCTTCTACGAAGGCCCGAACTTTCTGGTGATACACCCGGACGAGTGCATCGACTGCGCCCTGTGCGAGCCTGAATGCCCGGCCCAGGCGATCTTCTCCGAAGACGAGGTACCGGAGGATCAGCAGGAGTTCATTGAACTCAA
This region includes:
- the fdxA gene encoding ferredoxin FdxA; amino-acid sequence: MTFVVTDNCIKCKYTDCVEVCPVDCFYEGPNFLVIHPDECIDCALCEPECPAQAIFSEDEVPEDQQEFIELNADLAEVWPNITEKKDALADAEEWDGVKDKLQHLER